In the genome of Coriobacteriia bacterium, the window GGCTGGACGCGGGCGTGGAGGCCTCTCTCTCGATCGGCCTGCCGTACATCCTGACCTTCTACGTGATGCTCGCCCTGCTGGAGGACAGCGGCTACCTGGGGTCCGCGGCGTTCCTCGCGGACAGGGTGATGCACCGCTTCGGCCTGCACGGACGCGCGGTGATCCCGTTGGTCGCCGCGGCGGGCTGCAACGTGCCGGCCGTCATCGGGACCCGCTCGCTGGGCGACGGCCGGGAGCGTACGATCGCGGCCACGCTGGCGGTGATGGTTCCGTGCAGCGCGCGTTCCGCCGTGATCCTCGGCGCCGCCGGGCGCTTCCTCGGCTGGGCGCCGGCGGCCGGCGTCTTCGCCGTCACCGCGGTGCTGACGTTCGGGGTGGGGCTCGCGCTCGACCGCTGGATGCCGGGGCGCGGCGGCGGGCTCGTGATGGAGGTCTTCCCGTTCCGGCGTCCGGCGTGGAGGCCGGTCCTGCGCAAGGCGTGGGACCGGTTCCGCGAGTTCCTCTTCGTGGCCACGCCGATCGTGATCGTCGGCAGCCTGGTGCTCGGCGGCCTCTACGAGACGGACCGGTTGTGGGCGCTCACCGGCCCCCTCGAGCCCGTCGTGGAGGGCTGGCTGGGTCTGCCGGCGGTCGCGGGGCTCACGCTGCTGTTCGGGCTGCTGCGCAAGGAGCTCGCGCTGCAGCTGCTGGCCACGCTCGCCATCGCGCGGTTCGGTGCCACGGGTCACGACCTGCTCGGGTTCATGTCGCGGAGCGACGTCTTCGTCTACGCGCTCGTGAACACGCTCGCGATCCCGTGCATCTCCACGGTGGCGGTCCTCGGACGGGAGCTGGGGGTGCGAAAGGCCGCTCTCGTGGTCGCGATGACGATCGCGATCGCCCTGGCCGCCGGCGGCGCTTTCGCGCGGGCGCTGCCGCTCCTGGGCTGGTAGGAACGCCGCCGTCGGAGGGGGGTCCGCCGCCCGGGTGCGCGAAGTTGTCTATCGAACACGTGTTCGGGTACAATCTCGTCCCGGGCCCGGGGGACGCGCACCAGGACCGCCGGCGCCTCCGGACCCCGCCGCCTCCCCTCGCGTGAAAGACCTCGCATGGGCCGCAACCCCGCCATCAAACGCTACCGGACGCACACGCGCGGTCAGTCCGCCGACCTCTTCGGCGACAAGCGCGGGCGCCTGCCGGTCGTCATGGAGCTGCTGCGCAGCCCTTGGGTCGTGCGCGGCTCCGAGTTGCCCGGCTGCGACGGCGCGGCGCCGGGCAAGCGCGTCGAGCGCGAGGTCGAGGTCGAATGGGACGGCGAGAGGCGGGTGCCGGCCATGTTCTCCTGGGGAGGACGGCGATACCGCGTCGACGCGCTCGCGCAGGCCTGGGCGGTCGAGCGCGCGTGGTGGGACCCTCGGGAGCGCGTGAGCCGCCGCTGCTTCCGCGTGCTCGCGCGCGGCGGCGTCTACGACCTCGCCTACGACCGCCTCACGAACCGCTGGCTGCTCGTGGGCATCGTCGACTAGGGCGGGACTCGGGACCGCCGATGGCCTTCGTCCACCTGCACACGCACTCGCGCTTCTCGTTCGCCGACGGGGCGGCAGACCTCGACGACCTCGTCACGGCCGCCGCCGGACGCGGCATGCCGGCACTTGCGCTCACGGACCATCAGGGCCTCTACGGCGCGATCCGCTTCTACCGCGCCGCGCTCACCGCCGGGGTGAGGCCGATCGTCGGCGCGGAGGTGGTGGTGGAGGCCGCCGGCATCCGTGGCCACGAGGGAGACCTCCCTCCCGAGGAGCGTCTGCCGCTCTCCGCCCCCGTGGGCTTCGGGCGCGCCTCGGGCGCCGGGTTCCACCTCACCCTGCTCGCCGAGGACGTCACGGGCTACCGCAACCTGTGCCGCCTGCTCTCCCGCATGCACCTGCGTCGCGGGCCGGACAGCTTCGGCGCGCACTCGTCGGTCGTGACGCTGGCGGAGCTCGCGCGCTGTTCGGAGGGCATGATCGCGCTCTCCGGCTGTCAGCGGGGCGAGGCGGGTGCGGCGGTGCTGGCGCGACGCCCGTGGCGTGCGCGCGCGGCTCTGGAGCGGCTCGCGCGCTGCTTCGCGCCGGGGAGCTTCTACGTCGAGCTCGTGCATGCGATGGCGCCGCAGGCGCCGCGCTACGTCGCCGGGCTGGCGGAGCTCGCCGGGGTGCTCGGCCTGCCGGTGGTGGCGACCAACGACGTCCACTACGTGCGCTCCGAGGAGTTCCGGCTCGCCGACGTGCTCGCAGCCGCCGGCACCGGAGTCCCGCTGCCCGGGCCCTACGACCGGCCCAACGGCGAGCTGTACCTCAAGAGCGGCAGCGAGATGCGGCGCCTGTTCGCCGGCGTGCCGGGCGCGTGCGACGCGACGCTCGAGATCGCCGCGCGCTGCGAGTTGGACCTGGGCCTGGGCGGGTTCCACTTCCCGAGCGTGGAGGTCCCGCCCGGCGAGACGGCGTACTCGGCGCTGTCCAAGGCCGCCTGGCGCGGACTGGAGGAGAGGTACCGGCCGCTCACGCCCGAGGCCGTCGCGCGGCTGCAACGGGAGCTGGGTGCCATCTGCGACCTGGGCTTCGCGGAGTACTTCCTCGTGGTCAAGGACGTGGTCGACTTCGCCCGTTCCCGCGGCATCCGATACTCGGGGCGCGGCAGCGCCGGCGACTCGATCGTGAGCTACGTGCTGGGCGTGACGGACGCGGACCCCATCGAGCACGACCTGCTGTTCGAGCGTTTCCTCAACCCCGCGCGGCGCCAGATGCCCGACATCGACGTGGACTTCGACGCGGCGCGCCGTGACGAGGTGATCGCCTACATCTACCGCCGCTTCGGCTCGGAGCACGTCGCGATGGTCGCCACCGTGAACACGATGACGGCGCGCTCGGCGGTGCGCTGCGCGGCCCGCGCGCTGGGACACCCTCCGGCCGAGGTGGACGAGCTCTCGCGGTACCTGCCCTGGGTGTCGGCATCCAAGGTGCGCGAGGTGCTCGCCGCCTACCCCGAGTGCGCGAACCACCCGCTGCGCGACGAGCGGCGCCACTCGATGCTGCTGGACATCGCCGAGCGGCTGGACGCCTGCCCGATGCACCTGGGCACGCACCTGGGCGGCTTCCTCATCACCCGCGAACCGGTGGACACGTGGGCGCCGCTGCAGTGGGCGGCCAAGGGCGTGGTGGTCGCGCAGTACGACAAGGACGACGTGGAGGCGCTCGGCCTGGTCAAACTGGACGTGCTGGGCCTGCGTATGCACTCGGCGATATCGGACGCGGTGCGCCTGGCACGCGAGCGGGTGGGGGAGGAGGCGGTGCCGGAGCCCTTCACGCTGACCCCCGACGACCCGGAGGTGTATCGGCAGATCGCCGCCTCGGACAACGTCGGGATGTTCCAACTCGAGTCGTCCGGCCAGCGCAATCTCTCCACGAGGCTGAAGCCGGAGCGCTTCGAGGACATCATCGCGCAGATCTCGCTGTTCCGCCCCGGTCCGCTGGAAGCCGAGATGATCACGCCGTACATCCGGCGCCGTCACGGCCTGGAGCCCGTCACGGTGCCGCACCCCGCCATGGGACGCCCCCTGTGCGACTCCTACGGCGTCATCGTCTACCAGGAGCAGGTGCTGCAGGTCGCGCGCGAGGTCGCCGGGTTCGACCTGGCCGAGGCGGACGGTCTGCGTCGCGCCATGACGAAGGACCGCTCCCGTGAGGAGATGGAGGCGATACGGGCGCGCTTCGTCGAGCGCGCGTGCGCTCTGGGCTGCGAGCGGCCCGTCGCCGAGGAGGTCTTCCGGCAGCTCGCCGGGTTCGCCGCCTACGGCTTCAACAAGGCCCATGCCGCGTGCTTCGCCGTCGTTAGCTACGCGAGCGCGTGGCTGAAGCGTTACTTCCCGGCGGAGTTCGCCGTCGGCATGATGAACCACCAGCCGATGGGATTCTACAGCCCGCGCGCGGTGCTGAACGACGCGTGCCGGCACGACATCGCGATCCTGCCGCCGCACGTGAACGCATCGGGGGCCGGCTACGCGGTCGAGCGCGACGGCGGGGCGATACGCGTGGGCCTGGCCGACACCCTGCACGTCTCGGAGCGCCTGCTGGCGGCGATCGCCGAGGAGCGCGCCGCGAGTCCTTTCGGCGACCTCGCCGACTTCCTGCGCCGGACGCGCGCCGGCCGCGACGAGGCGGAGAGTCTGATACGCTGCGGCGCGCTGGACGGCCTCGGTCTCACCGATGCCGGCCGCCCGCCGACCCGCGACGAGATGCTCGCCCTGCTGCCCGAGGTGAAGGCGGTCATCGCGCGCGAGGGCGTGGCGGGCGACCGCGCGCTGCTGCTCGCGCCGGGCCCGGCGCGAGAGGCCGACCCGACCGGGCACGTGTCGGGCTGGTCGCCGGCACGCAGGCTCTCCGCGGAGCTGGAGGTCCTCGGTCTGTCGCTGACGTGCCACCCGCTGGAGCTGGCCGTGGCGGACCTGAGAGCGCGAGGCGTGACGTGGGCGTGCGACCTGACGCGGCTGGCGCACGGGACGCCCGTCACGGTCTGCGGCGTGCGGGAGCGCGCGCAGACCCCGCGCACGCGCTCGGGGCGGCGGACGTGCTTCCTCACGATGGAGGACCCTACCGGGCTGCTCGACGTGACCGTGTTCGAGGACGTGCTCGCGCGCGCCGGTGAGGCGATCGTCAAGCACCGCTGCCTGCTCGTCGACGGCATCCTGCAGAACGACCACGCCCGGGGGCTCGCGATCGTCGCGCGTAGCGTGGAGCCGTACGTGATCCGCGCCGGTTCGGGGGAGCCGGTCCGATTGCGCAGAGGGGTGGGCCTCGGGCCCATGGGTCCGGGACTGGGCGGAGCGTCGGCCGCGGAGGAGGAGTCCTGGGCGGACGCCGAGGAGCGCGCTCGCCGGTAGCCGCTGCGCGAGCGGCGAGGGCGGCCTCTCCGCTCCGCCATCCCCTCCCGCTATGCTCCGGCGCCGCCTCGGCGGCTCCGGACGCCTTCCGGCTCGCTGGGGCCTACGGGGAGGAGGTCGGCTCGCCGGGGCCGCCGCCGTCTTCGGGCGCGACCCGCACGTCGGCGCCGACGACCTCGATCGTCTCCGCCTCGATCTCCGGCCCCGCCATCCGGATAGAGGGACCCTCGAGCCGCGTCCCGGTGACGGCGACGTACTCGCCGACGAGACCCTCGATGTCGGGCCGCACATCCTCGGCGTTGGGGATCACCGCCACGATGTCCGCCGTGTCCTCGGGGGAAGGCTCCGCGCCGGGCGGCACGTCCGTGACCGCCCAGAAGCCGCCCTCGAGCTCCAGGCGCAGCAGCGTCCCGACCGCCTGCACCCGTCCGTCGTCCAGTTCGTATATGCCGGGGGCCGCGATCGTCCCGGACCCCGCCCCGTCCGTGGTCTCGCCGCCCGGCTCCTCGGGTCCCGCGGGCCGGTCCGCACCGCATCCCGTCATCATCGCCACGGCGAAGAAAGCGACGAGCGTGACCGCACGCCACGTTCTCATGCACGGCTCCCTTCGTCTGCCGACACGGGCGGCTCGCCCGTTTCCTTGGGACGCCGCTGCGGCCGCCCCGGTTCTCCGCGCAGCCCCCTGCGTCCTACCCCGATCGCGCCGGAGCCGAACCGCTCGCGGACCGCGTCGACTCCTCGCATCACCGCATCGGAGGAGGAGCACTCGGGCTGCGAAGGCGCGTCCGGCAGCAACTCCAGCTGCTCGGCGCGCTCCTCGAAGCCGCTGAGGCCGACACCGACGAGCCGCAGGCCGACGCCGGGGGACCAGGCCGAGTGCAGGAGCCGCATCGCGACGGGCAGGAAGTCGCGCTCGGAGTCCACCGGGCGGGGTAGGGTCCGCCTGACCGTGCGGGTCGTGAAGTCCCCGAAACGCAGCTTCACGGTGACCGTCCGCCCGGCGACCCCCGCGCGCCGCAGCCGGGCACCCACCTCCTCGGCCAGGCGCGCGAGCGCCCCTTCCACGTCGGCGGCTTCCGAGACGTCGGCAGCGAACGTGTGCTCCTTGGACACCGACTTGCGCGGCTCTCCGGCCGCGACCGGCCGCTCGTCGACGCCGGCCGCTCGACGGACCGCTTCCGGCCCGTACGAGCCCAGCACACGGGCCGCAGTGGCGGGGTCGAGCGCGGCGAGTCCGCCCAGCGTGCGCACGCCCAGGGCGCGCAGACGCCCGGCGGTCATCTTGCCGACGCCTTGGAGCGCCTCGACCGGCATCGGGGCGAGGAACGCCGCCTCCTCGCCCGGAGGGACCACGACGAGGCCGTGCGGCTTGTCGAGGTCCGATGCGATCTTGGCGACGGTCTTGGACGTGGCGACGCCCACCGAGCACGACAGACCGAGCGCGCCGATCCGGGCCTGGATCCGCCGTGAGGCGGTGACCGGATGGACGCCGGTGCCTCCCGGCGTCACGTCGAGGTACGCCTCGTCGATCGAGACGGGTTGCACGTGCGGCGTCACCTCGTCGAAGACGGCTCGGACGGCCAGGGACACCTCACGGTAGCGCTCGAAGCGCGGCGGCGCCCACACCGCGTCGGGGCAGAGCCGAGCCGCGGTCGCCGAGGGCATCGCGGACCGCACGCCGAAACGGCGGGCCTCGTACGAAGCCGCGGCGACGACGCCGCGGGAGGCGGCCGCCCCGCCGACGATGACGGGCCTGCCGCGCCATCCGGGATGGTCCAGCTGCTCGATCGAGGCGAAGAACGCGTCCATGTCCACGTGGAGGACGGCGCGGCCGTTCCACGGCGCGTTCTCGAAGGTGTCGTCTCGTCGAGGCATCTCCGTCGCGATCCCGTCCGCCGTCTTCGCCGGCTCTCGCGGGCCCTAGGCGACTCCCCGCCGGGGCTCGGCGGTCTCCAGCGTCGCCCGGAGGCGGCGCAGCGCCGCCTCCGGGCCTCCGGTCAGGGGCACCTCCAGCGCTCCATGCTGTGCGCGGTACGCGGAGATCAGGAAGACGTCGCGCAACGCGCGAGGCGAGAGCAGCCGAGGATCGACGGGGGGGTCCTCCGCGGGGAAGTAGGCTGTCAAGACCCGGTGCAGACGGGAGAGGATCTCGGGACGCATACTCTCCTCGCGGTGCAGCCGCAGCGTCTTGGCCAGGTGTCCGTGGCGCACGAGGTGCAGCACGACCCGCTCGCCGTCACCCTCCACGATGGCGAAGCCGGGGTCGCGCGTCGCCGCCTCGACGGTGCGAAGCGCCGACAGCGACCGGTCGTAGGCCTTCAGCGTGTCGCGGTACCTGATCGCCTCCTCGTATCTCATGGCGGTGGCCGAGGCGCTGAGCCGCGAGCGTAGGCTCTGCCGGAAGACGGGCTCGCCGGTGGAGAACGCCGCGAGCGCGTCGCGGACCCTCGCGGCGTAGACGGCCTCGTCGCAGTCCTCGACACAGGGGCGCGGGCACGTGCCGTCGTCGCGGTGATCGCAGTGCACGCGGATCGTGCGCCGGGTCAGCCGGCGGGTGCATCGCCGCAGCCCGTGCTCGCGGCGTAGCTGGGCGGCGACGGCTTCCAGCGCCCCCTCGCTGGCGAACGGCCCGACGGCGCCGACCGCCAGGGGTCGGCTGGCGACGCGCAGGCCGGGGAAGCGGCCAGTGGTGGGCGTGAGCAGCCATGGGCCGCGGTCACCGCGCAGGACGCTGGAGTTGTGCTCGGGACGGTACCGGGTGACGAGCCGGCTCTCCAACAGCAAGGCGTCGAGCTCGGAGGCGCACTCGATCCACTGGATCGCCTCCGTCTCGGCGGCGACGGGAGGTCTCCCGCGTCCGATGGAGCCGTAGAAGTAGCTGCGGGTACGGGCGCGCAGGTCGCGGGCGCGTCCGACGTGTACGACGCGCCCGCTACGGTCACGGAACAGGTACAGCCCCGGTCTCGGCGGCATGCGCGTCGTCAGCGAGAGCTTGCGGGACAGGTCCCCTTGGTGGTCCATCCCGCAGAACGTTGCGACCTCGCCGGCGGTCTCGAGCCCTCGCGCGAGCAGGTGCGGCGTCATGCCGATCAGGATCTCGGCCGTGGCCTCGGCGTCGCTGCCGGCGCGATGGATCGGACGGATCCGGGTGCGGTACCTGGCCGCGAGGTCTCGGAGGTTGTGCCGGTCCTCGGCGGGATGCAGCCTGCGCGCGAGCGCGAGCGTGTCCAGTACGGGCCTCGGGAAGGGCTCGCCCCACCGCAGCTCGGACTCGTAGTCCAGGAAGCCCAGGTCGAAGCGGTGGTTGTGGGCCACCAGCACCGCGCCGTCGGCGAACCGCCGGAACGTCTCGAGCACGTCGTCCATGCCCGGAGCCTCGGCGAGCATCGCGTCGCTGATGGCGGTCAGCGTGGATATGACGGGTGGTATCGGGCGTCCAGACGTCCGGACCAGGCTGGAGTACCGGTCCGCTATCCGCCCGGCTTCGATCCGGACGGCGCCGATCTCGATGACCTCGTGGTGGCCCGGCCGGGCCCCCGTCGCCTCGATGTCCACGGCGACGAGCGGGCCTTCGGTGAGCGGGATGGAACTGAGCATGGTACCGCCTGACGGAATCGGGCCCGCTGCGCGGGCCCCCCGGCGATACTACCATGGGCCCGGTGTTCGTGAGGGCCTTCACGACCGTTACCGCGACAGGCGCCCTTGTGTGCGGGGCCCAATCTGCCGAACATAGACGCCAAAGCCCTGTCGAACGCGAGGAGGATGGACATGCGTTTCTTCCTGGTAGGGACGGACCGGGCCTCCGGCACCCTGCGACTGCTAGCGGACGAGACGTTCGGTTCCCGCCGTGACGCTCTCGAGTACCTCTCCTCGGAGGCCGCCGGCGCGTCCCTCGACGGACTGGACGTCGAGGTCTTCGTCGCGGATCTCGAGGCCGCGGCCCCCGTCCTGCTCGTCCAGGCGCAGCGCGTCCCCGCCGTCGGGGAGTCGCCCCGGATGGAAGTCTCCGACGGGCCGGAGACCGAGGAGCGTCGCGCCGCACGGGAGGCTGCCGTCGAGCCCGCGGAGACGGAGCCCGTCGACATGGATCCGGGGGGAGCGCTCGAAGACGACGCTGACGACGACCTCTCCGAGGCGGTCGCCCTGCTGGCGGAGAGCGCGCACGACCTTGCCGACGACGAGCCGGGGCCGGCGGAGGAGCCGGCGGACGAACCGGCCGCCGTCGCGCCGGTCGTGCCCGAGGCGCGGGCGTGGCCGTGGGACGATGCAGGGCCGGAGCCCGCGGCGGCCGACCAGCCGCCGGCCAGCGCCGTACCCGGGATCGTGCCGCCGCTGCGGGCGGTCGTGATGGGCGACTACGACGACGAACCCGACGGCGTGGCGGAGGCGGACGAGGGCCAGGGGGCGCTCCTCCTCGCCGTCCCGGAGGTGCCCGTCGATCCGATGGGGGCTCGCGACAGGGACGAGGGCGACGGCTCCGGCGAGGAGGCCTCCGAAGCGGCGGCCGACCGGGCGCGCGAGACCGCATCCGGGACTGCCCGTCTCGAGGAGGTGCCGGACGCTGCTCCGGCAGCCGGGGACGCCGTCGCCGAGGAGACGCCGGCCGCCGAGGACGCCCGAGGAGCGGTGGCCGTCAGGCGTCCCGTGGGCCCCGACGGCGAGCCCCCCGACACCGCGGACTACACGTGCGACGACTGCGTGTACGTGAACACGTGCCCCAAGCATCACGAGAGCGAGCCGTCGTCGTGCGGCTCGTTCCAGTGGCGCATCGCCTGACGCGCCGGACACCCGCGCCACCAAATCTTGGGTGGCGGAAGCGCGCCTCCTACCATATACTGTAGGCGGTCGCCTGGCGGTCCACCAGCCCCCAGGCCCCGGTCCCGCCGACACCGCCAGGAGGCGCGCGTGCACGTCCGGCCCGGCAGCTGCTATCCGTTCTCGGCGATCGTCGGCCAGGACACCTTGCGCACCTCGCTGCTCGTGAACGCGGTCGACCACCGCGTGGGCGGGGTGCTCATCCGCGGGCAGAAGGGGACCGCCAAGTCCACCGCCGTCCGCGCGCTGGCCGCCGTGCTCCCCGCGATCGACGTCGTCGAGGGCTGCCGGTACTCGTGCGATCCCGCCGAGCCGGCGTCGTGGTGCCGCGAGTGCCGGGCGCGACGCGACGAGGGTCCCCTGCCGACCGCGTCGCGGCCGCCGCGGATCGTCGACCTGCCGGTGTCGGCCACCGAGGACCGCCTGGTCGGCACCCTGGACATCGAGCGCGCGCTGAAGACCGGTGAGAAGGGGTTCGAACCCGGGCTTCTGGCCGACGCCAACCGCGGCATCCTGTACGTCGACGAGGTCAACCTGCTCGACGACCACCTTGTCGACACCCTGCTGGACGCTGCGGCGATGGGCGTCAACGTGGTGCAGCGCGAAGGTATCGCCCATTCGCACCCGGCGAGGTTCATGCTGGTCGGGACGATGAATCCCGAGGAAGGCGAGGTCAGGCCGCAACTGCTGGACCGCTTCGGCCTCTGCGTCGACGTAGAAGGCATCGCCGACCCGCGGTCGCGTGTGGAGATCGTGAAGCGCCGCCAGGCCTTCGAGGAGGACGGCGTCGCCTTCGCCCGGAAGTGGGCGGACGAAGAGGCCGGCCTCGGGACCGCGTTGCGCCACGCGAGGTTGCGCCTCAGCCGGATCCGGCTCGACGACGACGTGCTCCTGGCGATCGCCGAGACGTGCGCGGCCGTGGGCGTGGACGGGCACCGGGCCGACATCACGCTGGCGCGCGCGTCGGTGGCGCTTGCTGCGCTCGAGGACTCCTGTGCCGCCGATCTCGAGCATGTCCGCCGCATGGCGCCGCTGGTCCTCGCGCACCGGGTCCGCCGGGAACCGTTCGACGAGCGGGACTGGGACCAGGGGATGCTCCCGTCGGTGCTGTCGGCCCCGCCGGGCGCCGATGCGGACGGCGACCCTTCGTCCGCCGACACCGGCGCCGGCTGCGGCGCCGGCGACGCGTCGCGCGTCCTCACGCTCGGCGTCGCCGGCGAGGCCCCCTCCTCGCCCATGGCCGAGGCCCGCCTCGTGGCCCCGCTCGACCGCTCCCGCCGGTCTTCGGGGGGCCGGCGGCAGGAGACCCTGGCCGAGGACGGCAGGGGGCGCTACTCGCGATCCGAGGTCCCCAAGCCGGGTGCCCCGGCCGACATCGCCGTAGACGCCACGCTGCGCGCCGCGGCCGCTCGGCAGAGCGAGCGCGAGGGCGCGATGGCCCTCCAGGTGCGTCCGGAGGACGTGCGCAACAAGGTCCGCACGCGGCGGGTGGGGGTCTCGGTGGTCTTCTGCGTGGACGCGAGCGGGTCGATGAGAGCCTCCAGCCGCATGGAGACGGCCAAGGCGGCCGTGCTGGATCTCCTGGCGGACGCCTACAGGCGCAGGGACCGGGTCGGGCTCGTGTCGTTCCGCGGGGACGGAGCGGACGTCGTGCTCCCGCCCACGAGCAGCGTGGAGCTGGCGCGCCTCAAGCTTCGCTCGATCCCCACGGGGGGCGCGACGCCGCTCGCAAGCGGCATCTCGCGGGGGCTGGAACTGCTCGAGGCGGAGCGCCGGCGCGACGCCGAGGTCGTGCCGTGGCTCGTACTGGTCACCGACGGCCGCGCCAACGTCGGCCTTGCGGGAGGCCTGGGGAGCGAGGACGCTCGCGCGATGGCGGCGCGGGTGCGGGCGACGAAGGTGAACGCGCTGGTCATCGACACGGACACCGGGCCGGCACGCAACGGGGCCGCCCGCGACATAGCGCGATCGTGCGCCGGGGAGTACGTACGCCTCTCGAGCTTCGATGCCCCCTCGGTCGCCTCCGCCGTGCGCGATCGCGTCGGGGGATGAGGGACCGGGCGCGACGAAGGCCGGCGCCTGAGCCGGCCTTCGTCTTCTTCGCCGTCCGGAGCGGGCCTGTAAGCCGGGTTCTGTCGTGGACGACCATCTATCTGGGACCGCCGTCGCCGGCGGCCTCGAGCGGGCGTACCCGAGCGACGGCCGGGCCGGCCTTGACCGCTCCTATTCGCCCTTGCTCCGGGTGGGGTTTGCCAAGCCGCCGTGTCTCCACGACGCTGGTGCGCTCTTACCGCACCGTTTCAGCTTTGCTCCGCGCTCATGGCGTGGGGCGTCTTCTTTTCTGTGGCACTTTCCGTCGCGTCGCCGCGCCCTGCCGTTAGCAGGCACCCTGCCCTGTGGAGCCCGGACTTTCCTCACGCGAGGGTCTCCCCTCGACGCGCGGCCGTCCGGCCCGCTCCGATCCCTATTCTAGCAGCACCCGTGCCGGTCAGGGGATGACGCAGGCCGCCTCGATGCGGGCGGCCTGCCGTTGTCCGCTTGGTAGCCCGTACGGGATTCGAACCCGTGATCTCCGCCTTGAGAGGGCGGCGTCCTCGTCCACTAGACTAACGGGCCGCGCTTCGAGCCGAATGGCTGGGGCGGGAGGATTCGAACCCCCACATACGGAACCAGAATCCGTTGTCCTGCCATTAGACGACGCCCCAACACCTGGGTGCGGCTCCCGCACCCGTGCCGGGCGCGGTTGAATAATCTACAAGGGGCGAAGGGGCATGTCAAGCGGCCGCGAGCGCCCTGGCGGCCTCGATCCTGGCCACGCTCCTGTCCTTCCCGAGGAGCGCCAGCGACTCGAACAGCGGCGGGCTGACCGTCGCTCCGGAGACGGCGACGCGCACGGCCTGGAAGACCGTCTTGGGTTTGAGACCCGTGCCGCCCGGCACGGCCCGCAACGCCTCCTCGACCGCCGCGGCCGTGAACGTCGGCAGCACGCGCAAGGCGTCCGCGGAGGCTTCCAGAGCGAGCGACGCGCCCTCCTGGGCGAGCACCTTGTCCCTCGCGGTCTCGTCGACCTCGATGTCGTCGGCCAACAGGAACCGCACCATCGGCACGACCTCGCCGAGGCGTTTGACGCGCTCGGACACCAGCGGCGCGAGCTCGAGGAACCAGTCACGCCGCTCCTCGACGTCGCCCGGCGCGCACAGCCCGGCCTCCACGAGCAGCGGCGCGATGCGCGCGACGAACTCGGAGGGGGGAAGAGCGCGGATGTAGACCCCGTTCATCCACTCGAGCTTCTCGGGGTCGAAGATCGCCGGGTTGCGGGAGACGCGCCCGAGGTCGAAGTTCGCGACGAGGTCCCGCGCCGAGAAGAGCGTCGTCTCGGCATCCATCGACCACCCCAGGAGCGCCAGGTAGTTCAGCAGCGCCTCGGGCAGGTAGCCGGCGTCCCTGTACGCCTCCACGGACACGGCTCCGTGGCGCTTGGACAGACGCTTGCCGTCGGTACCGAGTATCAAG includes:
- a CDS encoding DNA polymerase III subunit alpha, translating into MAFVHLHTHSRFSFADGAADLDDLVTAAAGRGMPALALTDHQGLYGAIRFYRAALTAGVRPIVGAEVVVEAAGIRGHEGDLPPEERLPLSAPVGFGRASGAGFHLTLLAEDVTGYRNLCRLLSRMHLRRGPDSFGAHSSVVTLAELARCSEGMIALSGCQRGEAGAAVLARRPWRARAALERLARCFAPGSFYVELVHAMAPQAPRYVAGLAELAGVLGLPVVATNDVHYVRSEEFRLADVLAAAGTGVPLPGPYDRPNGELYLKSGSEMRRLFAGVPGACDATLEIAARCELDLGLGGFHFPSVEVPPGETAYSALSKAAWRGLEERYRPLTPEAVARLQRELGAICDLGFAEYFLVVKDVVDFARSRGIRYSGRGSAGDSIVSYVLGVTDADPIEHDLLFERFLNPARRQMPDIDVDFDAARRDEVIAYIYRRFGSEHVAMVATVNTMTARSAVRCAARALGHPPAEVDELSRYLPWVSASKVREVLAAYPECANHPLRDERRHSMLLDIAERLDACPMHLGTHLGGFLITREPVDTWAPLQWAAKGVVVAQYDKDDVEALGLVKLDVLGLRMHSAISDAVRLARERVGEEAVPEPFTLTPDDPEVYRQIAASDNVGMFQLESSGQRNLSTRLKPERFEDIIAQISLFRPGPLEAEMITPYIRRRHGLEPVTVPHPAMGRPLCDSYGVIVYQEQVLQVAREVAGFDLAEADGLRRAMTKDRSREEMEAIRARFVERACALGCERPVAEEVFRQLAGFAAYGFNKAHAACFAVVSYASAWLKRYFPAEFAVGMMNHQPMGFYSPRAVLNDACRHDIAILPPHVNASGAGYAVERDGGAIRVGLADTLHVSERLLAAIAEERAASPFGDLADFLRRTRAGRDEAESLIRCGALDGLGLTDAGRPPTRDEMLALLPEVKAVIAREGVAGDRALLLAPGPAREADPTGHVSGWSPARRLSAELEVLGLSLTCHPLELAVADLRARGVTWACDLTRLAHGTPVTVCGVRERAQTPRTRSGRRTCFLTMEDPTGLLDVTVFEDVLARAGEAIVKHRCLLVDGILQNDHARGLAIVARSVEPYVIRAGSGEPVRLRRGVGLGPMGPGLGGASAAEEESWADAEERARR
- the dinB gene encoding DNA polymerase IV, translating into MPRRDDTFENAPWNGRAVLHVDMDAFFASIEQLDHPGWRGRPVIVGGAAASRGVVAAASYEARRFGVRSAMPSATAARLCPDAVWAPPRFERYREVSLAVRAVFDEVTPHVQPVSIDEAYLDVTPGGTGVHPVTASRRIQARIGALGLSCSVGVATSKTVAKIASDLDKPHGLVVVPPGEEAAFLAPMPVEALQGVGKMTAGRLRALGVRTLGGLAALDPATAARVLGSYGPEAVRRAAGVDERPVAAGEPRKSVSKEHTFAADVSEAADVEGALARLAEEVGARLRRAGVAGRTVTVKLRFGDFTTRTVRRTLPRPVDSERDFLPVAMRLLHSAWSPGVGLRLVGVGLSGFEERAEQLELLPDAPSQPECSSSDAVMRGVDAVRERFGSGAIGVGRRGLRGEPGRPQRRPKETGEPPVSADEGSRA
- a CDS encoding magnesium chelatase subunit D family protein; this encodes MHVRPGSCYPFSAIVGQDTLRTSLLVNAVDHRVGGVLIRGQKGTAKSTAVRALAAVLPAIDVVEGCRYSCDPAEPASWCRECRARRDEGPLPTASRPPRIVDLPVSATEDRLVGTLDIERALKTGEKGFEPGLLADANRGILYVDEVNLLDDHLVDTLLDAAAMGVNVVQREGIAHSHPARFMLVGTMNPEEGEVRPQLLDRFGLCVDVEGIADPRSRVEIVKRRQAFEEDGVAFARKWADEEAGLGTALRHARLRLSRIRLDDDVLLAIAETCAAVGVDGHRADITLARASVALAALEDSCAADLEHVRRMAPLVLAHRVRREPFDERDWDQGMLPSVLSAPPGADADGDPSSADTGAGCGAGDASRVLTLGVAGEAPSSPMAEARLVAPLDRSRRSSGGRRQETLAEDGRGRYSRSEVPKPGAPADIAVDATLRAAAARQSEREGAMALQVRPEDVRNKVRTRRVGVSVVFCVDASGSMRASSRMETAKAAVLDLLADAYRRRDRVGLVSFRGDGADVVLPPTSSVELARLKLRSIPTGGATPLASGISRGLELLEAERRRDAEVVPWLVLVTDGRANVGLAGGLGSEDARAMAARVRATKVNALVIDTDTGPARNGAARDIARSCAGEYVRLSSFDAPSVASAVRDRVGG
- a CDS encoding glutamate--tRNA ligase, which gives rise to YNWAFARRHEGTFVLRIDDTDPARSTPENTAAILRAMRWLGLEWDEGPEAGGASAPYFQTQRGEVYRRDLERLKASGAAYPCFCTPARLDEKREAARAKGGFSGYDRACRTLPDAEARRRLEGGQTHVWRLKVPEDRGEVFFADEIRGAMTFPADALDDFVLVRSDGTPTYNFATVVDDVEMRITHVIRGDDHLSNTPRQMVLFEALGAQVPAFAHMGLILGTDGKRLSKRHGAVSVEAYRDAGYLPEALLNYLALLGWSMDAETTLFSARDLVANFDLGRVSRNPAIFDPEKLEWMNGVYIRALPPSEFVARIAPLLVEAGLCAPGDVEERRDWFLELAPLVSERVKRLGEVVPMVRFLLADDIEVDETARDKVLAQEGASLALEASADALRVLPTFTAAAVEEALRAVPGGTGLKPKTVFQAVRVAVSGATVSPPLFESLALLGKDRSVARIEAARALAAA